From a region of the Paenibacillus sp. R14(2021) genome:
- a CDS encoding tetratricopeptide repeat protein: MDVESSVKKAYEAILSGDFEQAILRFEEAIAQEPENGAIYYKCSITCARSGKWQKALHYAEQAVLLDAEHAEYQYHLETVKARGMVSEAEQLLSQSPAHTDQALVLLKEASRLDPLNMEALLLLAAVFASLRRYEEGAACAREALRLDPEHAAARRLFAELKRKSRALRAYGLRTKRKRNR, from the coding sequence ATGGACGTAGAAAGCAGCGTGAAGAAGGCTTACGAAGCCATCCTAAGCGGCGATTTTGAACAGGCAATCCTGCGGTTTGAAGAAGCGATTGCGCAGGAACCGGAGAATGGTGCGATTTATTACAAGTGCTCCATTACGTGTGCCCGCAGCGGGAAATGGCAAAAGGCGCTCCATTATGCAGAACAGGCCGTGCTGCTTGATGCAGAGCACGCTGAATATCAGTATCATCTCGAGACAGTCAAAGCAAGAGGAATGGTGAGCGAAGCAGAGCAGCTGTTGTCGCAGTCACCTGCTCACACGGATCAAGCACTTGTGCTGCTGAAAGAGGCGTCGCGGCTTGATCCGCTGAACATGGAAGCCCTGCTGCTGCTTGCTGCCGTATTCGCCTCCCTGCGGCGTTATGAAGAAGGTGCCGCATGTGCGCGAGAAGCGCTTCGGCTGGATCCCGAGCATGCCGCAGCAAGGCGTTTATTCGCCGAGCTGAAGAGGAAGAGCAGAGCGCTTCGCGCGTACGGACTTAGAACCAAACGGAAAAGGAACAGGTGA
- a CDS encoding DUF1405 domain-containing protein, whose amino-acid sequence MKAAALPWSRDFLTNRINLLLLFIVNATGTVYGYIWYGDQMKYTVAQHPFWRVIFVPDSPTASLFFTLSLLFLLFPVLAKPTPVYIGVRAIIESLGVVTSIKYGVWAVTMILAGAAQGDSLQWEHYMLIVSHLGMAVEALLFVRFMIVGRFAAFLALIWLLLNDTIDYTYFVYPWLPDVLEDDLSAIQSFTMGLSVVSLLLTWLFISFRKV is encoded by the coding sequence GTGAAGGCTGCAGCTCTTCCGTGGAGTCGAGATTTTCTAACGAATCGCATCAATTTATTGCTGCTTTTTATCGTAAACGCAACTGGTACTGTATACGGTTACATTTGGTACGGCGATCAAATGAAGTATACCGTTGCGCAGCATCCGTTCTGGCGCGTGATATTCGTGCCGGACAGTCCGACAGCCAGTTTGTTTTTTACGTTATCGCTGCTATTTTTGCTATTTCCTGTATTGGCAAAGCCGACTCCGGTGTACATAGGCGTACGTGCGATCATCGAATCGCTCGGCGTCGTCACTTCCATTAAATACGGCGTATGGGCAGTCACGATGATTCTGGCAGGCGCGGCGCAGGGCGATTCGCTGCAGTGGGAGCATTATATGCTGATTGTTTCCCACCTTGGCATGGCTGTCGAGGCGCTGCTGTTCGTCCGGTTTATGATTGTGGGGCGGTTTGCCGCATTTCTGGCGCTCATATGGCTGCTGCTGAACGATACGATTGATTATACGTACTTTGTGTACCCGTGGCTGCCAGACGTACTTGAGGACGATCTATCTGCCATCCAATCGTTTACAATGGGGCTGTCGGTGGTCAGCTTGCTTCTCACATGGCTCTTCATCTCGTTCCGTAAGGTCTAA
- the qcrB gene encoding menaquinol-cytochrome c reductase cytochrome b subunit, whose translation MMKGIYNWIDERLDITPMWRDVADHEVPEHVNPAHHFSAFVYCFGGLTFFITVIQILSGMFLTMYFVPDIINAYKSVDFLQHKVAFGGIVRGMHHWGASLVIVMMFLHTLRVFFTGSYKAPREMNWVVGMLIFFIMLGLGFTGYLLPWDNKAYFATKVGIQIAESVPWIGTYIKELMQGGEIVGAETLTRFFAIHVFFLPGALLALLAAHFFMIRKQGISGPL comes from the coding sequence ATGATGAAAGGTATTTACAACTGGATTGATGAACGTCTTGATATTACGCCGATGTGGAGGGACGTTGCGGATCACGAAGTACCGGAACACGTTAACCCTGCGCATCACTTCTCCGCTTTTGTGTATTGCTTTGGCGGACTGACGTTTTTCATCACGGTCATTCAAATTTTGTCGGGGATGTTCCTGACGATGTACTTTGTGCCAGATATCATCAATGCCTACAAGAGCGTTGACTTCCTGCAGCATAAAGTTGCATTCGGCGGTATCGTCCGTGGTATGCACCACTGGGGCGCGAGTCTCGTTATCGTTATGATGTTCCTTCATACCCTGCGCGTTTTCTTCACGGGCTCCTATAAGGCACCGCGGGAAATGAACTGGGTTGTCGGCATGTTGATTTTCTTCATTATGCTGGGTCTTGGTTTCACGGGTTATCTGCTTCCTTGGGATAACAAAGCCTACTTTGCCACGAAGGTTGGTATTCAAATCGCTGAATCCGTGCCGTGGATCGGTACATATATCAAAGAATTGATGCAAGGCGGAGAGATCGTAGGCGCCGAAACATTGACCCGTTTCTTCGCAATCCACGTCTTCTTCTTGCCGGGCGCGCTTCTGGCGCTTCTTGCGGCACACTTCTTTATGATCCGGAAGCAAGGTATTTCGGGCCCACTATAA
- a CDS encoding sporulation protein YpjB, which translates to MKASTVFALLGSVVLLWLSTGCSLNSQGFTMNSIQADAPIDGQRQSSSLNQLYSWSEQLYNAANDSNRQQAFLLLQRMESLAADGDIRKMGTQAGWQAFERSIQRAIQAMPQKGTSQVWYTETARLKLASDALLRPAAPLWLQYEGVLKDDTQRIRATWAAQAEGRLKAVQATISVYEEHVDRLEVAALMQRDRTDIDGIKAQLLYLERLVRAADAGEVRQDKVPAALASLESASARLFRGAESEDEAALTDATPPGLSIGEQRRGGSQIAELFIAAFVMAVLGFAGWRKYRNGQTQGTSFSDRFK; encoded by the coding sequence GTGAAAGCATCAACGGTATTCGCGCTGCTAGGCAGCGTCGTACTGCTGTGGCTCTCAACCGGCTGCAGCTTGAATAGTCAAGGCTTTACAATGAATTCGATACAGGCAGACGCTCCGATTGATGGGCAGCGGCAATCATCGTCGCTTAATCAATTATATAGCTGGTCAGAGCAGCTGTATAACGCCGCAAATGACTCCAATCGCCAACAGGCGTTCCTCTTGCTTCAACGTATGGAATCGCTGGCTGCGGATGGGGATATTCGAAAGATGGGGACGCAGGCCGGATGGCAGGCATTCGAGCGAAGCATTCAAAGGGCTATTCAAGCTATGCCGCAAAAAGGGACAAGCCAAGTATGGTATACGGAAACTGCGAGGTTGAAGCTTGCAAGCGATGCGCTCCTAAGGCCGGCTGCGCCGCTTTGGCTGCAATATGAAGGCGTCTTAAAGGATGATACGCAGAGGATTCGAGCAACGTGGGCGGCTCAAGCGGAAGGACGGCTTAAGGCCGTACAAGCCACAATCAGTGTCTATGAAGAGCATGTGGATCGTCTGGAGGTTGCGGCGCTTATGCAGCGTGACCGCACAGATATAGATGGAATCAAGGCACAGCTGCTTTATCTGGAACGTCTCGTACGAGCTGCAGATGCAGGAGAGGTTCGCCAGGATAAAGTTCCGGCAGCGCTCGCAAGTTTGGAATCTGCGTCAGCCCGCCTTTTCAGAGGAGCGGAGTCCGAAGATGAAGCGGCTCTGACCGATGCGACTCCGCCCGGCCTATCCATTGGCGAGCAGCGAAGAGGCGGTTCACAGATTGCGGAATTGTTCATTGCCGCTTTCGTGATGGCGGTACTTGGGTTTGCCGGCTGGCGCAAATATCGAAATGGCCAAACGCAGGGGACGTCATTCTCCGATCGATTCAAATAA
- a CDS encoding DUF2487 family protein — MKFSELSAQQWAELQPYLDTAVLPVTGLTGMEMPYEVTEQLERLRDVLDMIEQPFKGRIVTYPAVQYGPWTYEIAAHVSQVCNNLRTIGFKYVILAAAVPVLSEAKPNADLMIGPADDGSLPEAAAVSESVRKLWLGRP; from the coding sequence ATGAAGTTCAGTGAATTAAGCGCGCAGCAGTGGGCTGAACTCCAGCCTTATCTGGATACGGCAGTGCTCCCTGTAACCGGATTGACGGGCATGGAAATGCCGTACGAAGTAACCGAGCAGCTCGAACGACTTCGCGATGTGCTGGACATGATTGAACAGCCCTTTAAGGGAAGAATTGTTACCTATCCGGCAGTGCAGTATGGGCCATGGACATATGAAATCGCAGCTCATGTGAGCCAGGTTTGTAACAATCTCCGAACAATCGGCTTCAAATATGTCATACTTGCCGCGGCTGTTCCGGTTTTATCTGAGGCGAAACCGAACGCCGACTTGATGATTGGCCCAGCGGACGACGGCAGTCTGCCTGAAGCTGCAGCAGTTAGTGAATCCGTTCGCAAGCTATGGCTCGGACGCCCTTAG
- the bshA gene encoding N-acetyl-alpha-D-glucosaminyl L-malate synthase BshA: protein MAKRLKIGITCYPTLGGSGVVATELGKMLAEKGHEIHFITHSIPFRLGQFQKNIFYHEVEVNDYYVFRYPPYDLSLASKMAQVAKMQKLDILHVHYAVPHAVCAYLAKEMVGDGLRTVTTLHGTDITVLAQDESLKDLIRMGINKSDAVTAVSMDLIRETRELLDIDKPIELTYNFVDKRIYYPRECSSLRSDFVTKDEKILMHISNFRPVKRLQDVIDVFDKVVKEVPSKLLLVGEGPDFPKVQARIRQLGLEDRVHFLGKQDDVAQVISIADLMLLPSEKESFGLVALEAMACGVPTIGSNAGGIPELVTSGVTGFLSPIGDTDDMAYNAIKLLRNEELYAKFREAGLYRATHEFCNERITAEYERIYYKTLGIEADIPVPICD, encoded by the coding sequence ATGGCAAAACGATTAAAAATCGGAATTACGTGTTACCCGACGCTGGGCGGATCTGGGGTCGTAGCGACCGAGCTTGGGAAGATGCTTGCGGAGAAGGGGCACGAAATTCATTTTATAACACACAGCATTCCTTTTCGGCTGGGACAATTTCAAAAAAATATTTTTTATCATGAAGTCGAAGTGAACGATTATTATGTCTTCCGTTATCCGCCCTACGATCTGTCGCTTGCCAGCAAAATGGCGCAGGTCGCCAAAATGCAGAAGCTGGATATTCTGCATGTCCATTACGCCGTACCTCACGCCGTGTGCGCGTACCTGGCGAAGGAAATGGTCGGCGACGGCCTGAGGACGGTTACCACGCTCCACGGCACAGACATTACCGTACTCGCGCAAGACGAATCGCTGAAGGATCTGATCCGGATGGGGATTAACAAGAGCGATGCCGTTACGGCCGTATCCATGGATCTTATCCGCGAGACGCGTGAGCTGCTGGATATCGATAAGCCAATCGAGCTGACGTATAATTTTGTCGATAAACGCATCTATTATCCGAGGGAATGCAGCTCGCTTCGTAGCGATTTTGTGACCAAGGACGAGAAAATTCTCATGCACATCTCGAACTTCAGACCGGTTAAACGGCTGCAGGATGTCATCGACGTATTTGATAAGGTCGTGAAGGAAGTGCCAAGCAAGCTGCTGCTTGTCGGCGAAGGACCGGATTTCCCGAAGGTTCAAGCACGGATCCGTCAGCTCGGCTTGGAGGATCGCGTTCATTTCCTTGGCAAGCAGGATGACGTTGCCCAAGTGATCTCGATCGCCGATCTTATGCTGCTCCCCTCCGAGAAGGAGAGCTTTGGTCTTGTGGCGCTTGAAGCAATGGCCTGCGGCGTTCCTACAATCGGCTCCAATGCCGGAGGTATACCGGAGCTAGTCACGTCCGGCGTAACGGGGTTCCTGTCGCCGATCGGCGATACGGACGATATGGCCTATAACGCGATCAAGCTGCTTCGCAATGAAGAACTGTATGCGAAGTTCCGTGAAGCGGGACTTTACCGGGCCACGCATGAATTTTGCAATGAGCGGATTACGGCGGAATATGAGCGTATTTATTACAAAACGCTCGGCATTGAAGCGGATATTCCAGTGCCGATTTGCGATTAA
- a CDS encoding histidine phosphatase family protein has protein sequence MRIGLIRHGKTDWNALGKIQGQTDIPLNTEGIRQAQALARRLVHEPMKWDAVISSDLKRALQTAEILAGALGIPLLAPDERLRERFYGKVEGTTEQERLQRWGTEWKQQALDQETDDALRSRALSFVEEAAAAVPAKQLLVVTHGSLLAQLLQAMCSELTDKPIHNLSFSIMEREASGWTPLLHNCTLHLERVQH, from the coding sequence CGCCATGGCAAAACAGATTGGAATGCACTAGGCAAAATCCAAGGACAAACGGATATTCCTCTTAATACTGAAGGCATTCGGCAAGCCCAAGCGCTTGCCCGCCGTCTCGTGCATGAGCCGATGAAGTGGGATGCCGTCATCTCCAGTGATTTGAAGCGGGCCCTTCAAACGGCGGAGATTCTCGCCGGGGCACTTGGTATTCCGCTTCTAGCACCTGATGAGCGGCTCCGGGAACGCTTCTATGGTAAAGTCGAAGGTACAACGGAACAAGAGCGGCTGCAGCGCTGGGGCACCGAATGGAAGCAGCAAGCGCTCGATCAGGAAACCGATGATGCGCTTCGTTCTCGAGCGTTATCGTTTGTCGAGGAAGCCGCCGCCGCAGTCCCGGCGAAGCAGTTGTTAGTGGTCACCCATGGCAGCTTGCTGGCGCAGCTGCTGCAGGCCATGTGCAGTGAATTAACAGATAAGCCGATTCACAATCTGTCCTTCTCGATTATGGAACGCGAAGCCTCGGGATGGACGCCGCTGCTTCACAATTGCACGCTTCATCTGGAGCGTGTGCAGCATTAA
- the dapB gene encoding 4-hydroxy-tetrahydrodipicolinate reductase — MAAEQIRVAVAGASGRMGREVVKMVLQDDGLTLAAAIAQSAGPIDAGTLVGLPACGVTVQNDLSAALASANADVLVDFTVPAAVYGNTCTAIAHGVRPVVGTTGFTPEQIKELDELCKEKGIGGLIAPNFSIGAILMMRFAAQAAKYMPHVEIIEYHGDQKLDAPSGTSIKTAELIAEARQELRQGNPKEEEIIEGARGGYYNGFRIHSVRLPGVFAQQEVIFGGNGQTLKVRHDSYERSGYMPGVSVACKKVVTYTGLIYGFEHLID, encoded by the coding sequence ATGGCAGCAGAGCAAATTCGAGTCGCAGTTGCGGGTGCAAGCGGCCGCATGGGACGCGAAGTCGTGAAGATGGTTTTACAAGATGATGGGCTGACGCTGGCAGCAGCTATCGCCCAGTCCGCAGGTCCGATTGACGCGGGAACGCTCGTCGGACTTCCGGCTTGCGGTGTCACGGTCCAAAATGACCTGAGCGCCGCCCTCGCTAGCGCAAATGCAGACGTCCTGGTTGATTTCACAGTACCGGCGGCTGTTTACGGGAATACGTGCACGGCAATCGCGCACGGTGTTCGTCCTGTAGTCGGAACCACAGGCTTCACGCCGGAGCAGATCAAAGAGCTGGACGAGCTGTGCAAAGAGAAAGGTATCGGGGGCTTGATCGCCCCGAACTTCTCCATAGGCGCGATTCTCATGATGAGATTCGCAGCGCAAGCGGCAAAATATATGCCTCATGTCGAAATTATCGAATATCATGGCGACCAGAAGCTGGATGCCCCTTCGGGAACTTCGATCAAGACAGCTGAACTCATCGCGGAGGCGAGGCAGGAGCTGCGTCAGGGCAATCCCAAGGAAGAAGAGATCATCGAAGGCGCGCGCGGCGGCTATTATAACGGATTTCGCATACATAGCGTAAGATTGCCAGGCGTGTTCGCCCAGCAAGAAGTTATTTTTGGCGGCAACGGCCAAACCTTGAAAGTACGTCATGATTCCTATGAACGCTCAGGCTATATGCCGGGCGTAAGCGTGGCGTGCAAGAAAGTCGTTACCTATACCGGACTTATTTATGGTTTTGAACATTTGATCGATTAA
- a CDS encoding YitT family protein, giving the protein MKTSASQLLRTLPLVALGTAIYAFGLHYFLIPNQLMEGGVTGIAILLNYALGWPLSISTLVLNIPLFFVGWRVLGRSHTGYTVFGTVSLSVFLALMEKLIHLGWIVPFRTSNDYILAVLYAGVTLGAGLGIVFRFGGTTGGVDILARIAAKLKGWSMGQVILSLDIIIIGVSLLYIPKEKVLYTLVAVFIASKLIDFIQEGAYSAKAFSIITEFGEEVGQVITQDLERGVTLFPAKGAYSGKPKQVVYCVVARHEIRRMKTIVRSVDPLAFIIISDVHDVLGEGFKQE; this is encoded by the coding sequence TTGAAAACGTCCGCTTCGCAGTTGCTTCGTACCCTGCCGCTTGTCGCGCTAGGGACAGCCATTTATGCATTTGGCTTGCATTATTTCCTGATTCCCAATCAATTGATGGAAGGCGGCGTAACGGGGATTGCGATCCTGCTGAATTACGCCTTGGGATGGCCTCTGTCGATCTCCACACTCGTGTTAAACATCCCGCTCTTCTTCGTCGGCTGGCGGGTGCTGGGCCGCTCCCATACCGGGTATACCGTCTTCGGCACGGTCTCGCTGTCGGTGTTTTTGGCGCTGATGGAGAAGCTGATCCACCTTGGCTGGATTGTTCCTTTTCGGACCTCCAACGACTACATATTGGCAGTACTCTATGCCGGAGTGACGCTTGGCGCCGGGCTTGGCATTGTCTTCCGATTCGGCGGCACAACCGGCGGCGTCGATATCCTCGCGCGCATCGCTGCCAAGCTGAAGGGCTGGAGCATGGGTCAAGTCATTCTGTCGCTCGACATCATCATAATCGGTGTATCGCTGCTTTATATTCCGAAGGAAAAGGTGCTGTATACGCTCGTGGCTGTTTTTATCGCATCCAAGCTGATCGACTTTATCCAGGAAGGCGCTTATTCGGCTAAAGCCTTCTCAATCATTACCGAATTCGGAGAAGAGGTCGGCCAAGTCATCACGCAAGATTTGGAACGCGGCGTTACATTGTTCCCTGCCAAAGGCGCTTATTCCGGTAAGCCGAAGCAGGTCGTGTACTGCGTCGTCGCCCGCCATGAAATCAGACGTATGAAAACCATAGTCCGCAGTGTCGATCCGCTTGCATTCATCATTATTTCGGATGTGCATGACGTCCTTGGAGAAGGATTCAAACAAGAATAG
- a CDS encoding methylglyoxal synthase: protein MVNFVIAYEHVFQGHNLYSTGTTGTRIMEQTSLSIHRYMSGPLGGDQQIGAMVAQNEMDLIIFLRDPLMAQPHEPDIIALLRLCDVQGIPVATNVATGELLVRALQRGDFAWRELVHKYKPGEV from the coding sequence ATGGTTAACTTTGTTATTGCTTACGAACACGTGTTTCAAGGCCATAACTTATATTCCACGGGCACGACAGGCACCCGCATCATGGAACAGACGAGTCTAAGCATTCACCGATATATGTCCGGCCCGCTGGGAGGCGACCAGCAAATCGGCGCGATGGTTGCGCAGAACGAAATGGATTTGATTATTTTCCTTCGCGATCCGCTTATGGCGCAGCCGCATGAACCGGACATCATTGCGCTGCTTCGCTTATGCGATGTGCAAGGCATTCCGGTTGCGACGAACGTAGCGACGGGCGAGCTCCTCGTAAGGGCGCTGCAGCGGGGAGATTTCGCGTGGCGGGAGCTTGTACATAAATATAAGCCGGGTGAAGTGTAA
- a CDS encoding nucleotide pyrophosphohydrolase, with amino-acid sequence MSQKSLAAIQQEVDAYISQFKEGYFSPLSMLARMSEEVGELAREVNHRFGEKPKKSDEADNSVEMELGDVMFIVICFANSLGIDLTEAHDRVMHKFNTRDANRWTRKNVEP; translated from the coding sequence TTGTCCCAGAAATCACTTGCAGCTATTCAGCAAGAAGTAGATGCTTACATATCACAGTTTAAAGAAGGGTACTTCAGTCCCTTGTCTATGCTAGCTAGAATGAGCGAAGAAGTCGGTGAACTGGCCCGTGAGGTGAATCATCGTTTCGGCGAGAAACCGAAGAAATCAGATGAGGCGGACAATTCCGTAGAGATGGAGCTCGGCGACGTAATGTTCATCGTTATCTGCTTCGCGAATTCGCTTGGCATTGATTTGACCGAAGCACATGACCGCGTCATGCATAAGTTCAATACGCGGGATGCGAATCGTTGGACGCGAAAAAACGTCGAACCGTAA
- the bshB1 gene encoding bacillithiol biosynthesis deacetylase BshB1 gives MTESVDILAFGAHPDDVEIGMGGTIAKHVQQGYSVAICDLTEAEMSSNGTVETRRQEAAEASAVLGLSHRSVLRLPDRGLTGSSEQLQTIVGEIRRLRPRLVFAPYWNDRHPDHVSCSRLIEEAVFNAKLRNYLPELPPVQVEQIYFYYINDSSDVSLVTDISAHMETKIAALQAYRSQFAPPAPGEDRVQTPLTDRYIQRVEARDMLLGQTRGWAYAEGFAIRRPHAVPLF, from the coding sequence ATGACGGAATCAGTAGATATTCTGGCGTTCGGCGCCCATCCGGATGATGTTGAAATCGGTATGGGCGGTACGATCGCCAAGCATGTTCAGCAGGGCTACAGCGTTGCGATTTGCGATTTGACCGAGGCGGAGATGTCCTCCAATGGCACCGTGGAAACGAGGCGGCAGGAAGCTGCCGAAGCTTCCGCGGTGCTTGGTCTATCTCATCGTTCCGTGCTGCGATTGCCTGACCGAGGGTTGACGGGGTCGAGTGAACAGCTGCAGACCATCGTCGGGGAAATTCGCCGTCTGCGGCCGAGGCTTGTATTTGCGCCTTACTGGAACGATCGTCATCCTGACCATGTGAGCTGCAGCAGACTGATCGAGGAAGCGGTATTTAACGCAAAGCTTCGTAATTACTTGCCGGAGCTGCCGCCCGTTCAGGTCGAACAGATTTATTTCTATTACATAAACGACAGCAGTGACGTCAGCCTCGTGACTGACATCAGTGCACACATGGAAACGAAGATTGCCGCACTGCAAGCCTACCGTTCGCAATTCGCACCACCTGCACCGGGAGAGGATCGCGTGCAAACGCCGCTTACGGACCGCTATATTCAACGGGTCGAAGCGCGGGACATGCTGCTTGGCCAAACGCGCGGCTGGGCGTACGCGGAAGGATTTGCAATCCGCCGCCCGCATGCGGTACCTTTATTTTAG
- a CDS encoding menaquinol-cytochrome c reductase cytochrome b/c subunit, translating to MAHGHKSNEKVVFVGDSRVRKKTVTGPVIPPDYSSYPGKSEAFIPNFLLKEWMVGVVVLVGFLVLTISEAAPLGYPADPTNAAFIPMPDWYFLFLYQFLKLQYVSKDYVVLGTVGIPGVAFGALMLAPFLDTGKERRFYRRPITSILMFMSLISVFYLTKQSWDHYQHELKLTNTIPEHILREEKAREAAEKAAESGGEPAQPAAETPLVDPKDPAVAITQKAQCVACHGADLKGNESSGIPSLHGIGDEFDKAQLVDIVTNGKNNMPSFKDKLTTEEIDQLTTWLAKQKKAE from the coding sequence ATGGCACACGGCCACAAATCGAACGAAAAAGTAGTATTCGTTGGTGACTCGCGGGTTCGTAAAAAAACGGTAACAGGCCCAGTTATTCCACCGGACTATTCGTCTTACCCAGGTAAATCGGAAGCGTTCATTCCGAACTTCCTGCTTAAAGAATGGATGGTTGGTGTCGTGGTTCTCGTTGGGTTTCTTGTCCTGACGATCTCTGAAGCGGCTCCGCTTGGTTACCCGGCAGACCCTACCAATGCTGCCTTTATTCCGATGCCGGACTGGTACTTCCTGTTCCTGTATCAATTCCTTAAATTGCAATACGTCTCGAAGGATTATGTCGTTCTAGGTACGGTCGGCATTCCGGGCGTAGCATTCGGAGCACTTATGCTGGCTCCGTTTCTGGATACGGGCAAAGAGCGTCGATTCTATAGACGCCCAATTACTTCGATTCTTATGTTCATGTCGCTTATCTCTGTCTTCTACCTGACGAAACAATCGTGGGATCACTACCAGCACGAGCTGAAGCTGACCAACACGATTCCGGAGCATATCCTTCGTGAAGAGAAAGCACGCGAAGCTGCTGAGAAGGCCGCAGAATCTGGCGGGGAACCAGCTCAGCCGGCAGCGGAAACTCCGCTTGTCGATCCGAAAGATCCTGCAGTTGCCATTACTCAGAAAGCGCAGTGCGTAGCTTGTCACGGTGCGGATCTAAAGGGTAATGAAAGCTCTGGTATTCCGTCTCTGCACGGAATCGGCGATGAATTCGATAAGGCACAGCTGGTTGACATCGTTACGAACGGTAAGAACAACATGCCTTCCTTTAAGGATAAGTTGACTACCGAGGAAATCGATCAATTAACGACTTGGCTGGCGAAACAGAAAAAAGCAGAATAA
- a CDS encoding ubiquinol-cytochrome c reductase iron-sulfur subunit → MSNHEQHENTHGPVKQSGMSRRQFLSYTLGGAGAFMAAGMSLPMIRFAVDPILTKKAKGTWIKVVEETKLTGDPQEFKFKIHQVDGWYVSDPELTAWISKDQSGKAFALSPVCKHLGCTIGWNTEKNNEYVCPCHGAHYTKDGKNLVVAPKPLDEYDLKIEKGWVYLGPIKANTRV, encoded by the coding sequence ATGAGTAACCATGAACAACACGAAAACACGCACGGTCCGGTTAAACAGAGCGGAATGTCCCGGCGTCAATTTTTGTCGTACACGCTCGGAGGCGCTGGCGCTTTCATGGCAGCGGGCATGTCTCTCCCGATGATCCGGTTTGCGGTCGACCCGATTTTGACGAAAAAAGCAAAAGGTACATGGATTAAGGTCGTCGAAGAAACCAAACTGACTGGTGACCCTCAGGAATTTAAATTCAAAATTCACCAGGTTGACGGCTGGTACGTAAGCGATCCCGAACTGACGGCATGGATCTCCAAGGATCAGTCGGGCAAAGCCTTCGCTCTTTCCCCGGTATGCAAGCATTTGGGGTGCACGATCGGCTGGAACACGGAGAAAAACAATGAATATGTTTGTCCTTGTCACGGTGCCCACTACACCAAGGATGGTAAAAACCTGGTTGTTGCACCAAAACCGCTCGATGAATACGATCTGAAGATTGAAAAAGGTTGGGTTTATCTTGGTCCAATCAAAGCAAATACACGGGTATAA
- a CDS encoding IDEAL domain-containing protein, translating to MDKMKVSYEVMLGLAAEMMLDEAVLKFRTDKLYKAIDLALASGDKDTFRRLTDELKSLHA from the coding sequence ATGGATAAGATGAAAGTATCATACGAAGTGATGCTCGGACTTGCCGCAGAGATGATGCTGGATGAGGCTGTACTTAAATTCCGAACGGATAAATTGTACAAAGCCATCGATTTGGCGCTTGCCTCCGGAGACAAGGATACATTCCGCCGATTGACGGACGAGTTGAAATCACTGCATGCTTAG